A region of Sutcliffiella horikoshii DNA encodes the following proteins:
- a CDS encoding phage tail protein, giving the protein MEIFKLMGSIMVDSDKANDSIGKTEKKAEGLGSKFMGVATTVGKMGLAVGTAALAAGGAIFGLASKSGQAADRLLDLKAITGMSTDEIQRWEKVTKVAGVSTDAMTNASQKLTKTLDTMSEGTGKAAESAEALGFSYEELMGMNADERMNAITEALAGVDDTTERAKLGTDLLGGAWKDIAPIVDMGAESMQKAKDSANIVSEDDLNKANNFRIKVEELKDRFGHFAMMLGVQVVPIAEMFLDVVMKIAPHIQNFVEQSMQWIGVFVEYVKAWVSDNKGQINSLVEGFKAFVAYIVTWVSNNKALITEMFNNYKEYFSLIQELVGAFVSLVKGLWDRFGADILKIAKIYFDMIIGVVRGAFDVVKGLLNFFIGLFTGDWKRMGDGIKQAWSGVWDAVVSVVKGVWGSISSSLSVIGTNLGNWFSGLKSDAVRWGQNMIRGFIDGITAMIGKVREAASSVMSNVKSFLGFNSPAEEGEGRHIVKWGANMLDGFLEGAESKIPDARGLMNNVVGEMKPNTGSGGTASNSNRPIHLQIDLNGYTIAEQIYKDIDMLMEKELSMNLFTKGIKI; this is encoded by the coding sequence TTGGAAATTTTTAAGCTAATGGGCTCAATCATGGTTGATTCCGACAAAGCCAACGACAGCATAGGTAAAACAGAAAAAAAGGCTGAAGGTCTTGGAAGTAAGTTTATGGGTGTAGCAACTACAGTAGGAAAAATGGGTCTTGCAGTGGGAACGGCCGCGTTAGCAGCTGGAGGAGCTATATTTGGACTAGCTAGTAAAAGCGGACAAGCAGCAGACCGGTTATTAGATTTAAAAGCCATCACTGGTATGTCCACAGATGAAATACAGCGTTGGGAGAAAGTAACCAAGGTTGCTGGAGTATCCACCGATGCAATGACAAACGCCTCTCAAAAACTAACAAAAACCCTTGATACCATGAGTGAAGGTACAGGGAAAGCAGCAGAAAGTGCGGAAGCATTAGGTTTTAGTTACGAAGAATTAATGGGTATGAATGCTGATGAACGAATGAATGCTATAACTGAAGCGTTGGCCGGTGTGGATGATACAACGGAAAGAGCAAAATTAGGTACGGATCTACTCGGTGGAGCCTGGAAGGATATAGCTCCTATTGTCGATATGGGCGCCGAATCTATGCAAAAGGCAAAAGATAGCGCAAATATCGTGAGTGAGGATGACTTGAATAAAGCCAATAACTTCAGGATTAAGGTTGAAGAGCTTAAAGATAGGTTCGGACACTTTGCCATGATGTTAGGGGTTCAAGTTGTACCAATAGCTGAAATGTTCTTGGATGTAGTCATGAAGATTGCCCCACACATTCAAAATTTTGTTGAACAGTCCATGCAGTGGATTGGTGTTTTCGTGGAGTATGTAAAAGCGTGGGTTTCCGATAATAAGGGGCAGATAAATAGCCTTGTGGAAGGCTTTAAGGCTTTTGTCGCTTATATTGTAACTTGGGTTAGCAATAACAAGGCATTAATCACGGAAATGTTTAATAACTACAAAGAGTATTTCAGTCTAATTCAGGAACTTGTCGGTGCTTTTGTTAGCTTGGTGAAGGGATTGTGGGATAGATTCGGAGCGGACATTTTAAAAATCGCAAAAATCTATTTTGATATGATCATTGGAGTGGTTCGCGGAGCATTCGATGTAGTAAAGGGCCTACTAAACTTTTTTATTGGATTATTCACCGGAGACTGGAAGCGAATGGGCGATGGAATTAAACAAGCTTGGAGTGGCGTGTGGGATGCCGTTGTTTCAGTAGTAAAAGGTGTTTGGGGCTCAATCTCAAGCTCTTTAAGCGTTATAGGAACGAATTTAGGAAATTGGTTCTCTGGATTAAAATCTGATGCGGTTCGTTGGGGTCAGAATATGATTCGAGGATTTATTGACGGTATCACGGCCATGATCGGTAAAGTTCGTGAAGCAGCATCAAGTGTCATGAGTAATGTGAAAAGCTTCTTAGGATTTAATTCCCCGGCAGAAGAGGGAGAAGGTCGCCACATTGTTAAATGGGGGGCTAACATGCTAGATGGATTTTTAGAGGGGGCAGAATCTAAAATACCTGATGCGAGAGGACTCATGAATAATGTGGTAGGCGAAATGAAGCCAAACACAGGCAGTGGAGGTACGGCGAGTAATTCTAATCGACCAATTCATTTACAAATTGACTTGAATGGATATACCATTGCTGAACAGATATATAAGGACATAGATATGTTAATGGAAAAAGAATTGTCTATGAACTTGTTTACTAAAGGAATCAAAATTTAA
- a CDS encoding endonuclease domain-containing protein, translating to MTGFIVISSFILIFIFGMLLDLRLRGGPSTGCESPIESKLYDALTFNGFEVETQVPCGRYRIDLALPGHRIAIECDGKPYHSTPSQKAHDMRKNAYLRKHGWKVLRFSGRSIHNNVGNVVRKVQEVIK from the coding sequence ATGACAGGCTTTATTGTAATTTCAAGCTTCATCCTAATTTTTATTTTCGGCATGCTGCTGGATCTCCGTTTGCGTGGTGGGCCGTCCACAGGATGTGAATCACCGATTGAAAGCAAATTATACGATGCTCTTACCTTTAACGGCTTCGAAGTAGAAACACAAGTACCATGTGGAAGGTATCGCATTGACCTAGCGCTTCCAGGGCACCGTATAGCCATAGAATGCGACGGGAAGCCTTATCACTCTACCCCAAGCCAAAAAGCCCATGACATGCGAAAAAACGCGTATCTGAGAAAGCATGGATGGAAGGTTCTTCGGTTTTCAGGGAGATCCATACATAACAATGTGGGGAATGTGGTAAGGAAGGTACAAGAGGTTATAAAGTAG